One segment of Candidatus Kaelpia imicola DNA contains the following:
- a CDS encoding FAD:protein FMN transferase, whose translation MFINIAFLAVSLTARAELLFQRGSVMSTYYMIKIEDNRYSYLFDDIARELKRLEGKFSDYSEDSELSYLNNYGGESFLKVSDEMFSVVRDAINIARESGGCFDPTVGPLMELWGFKESKLFLPKEREVQEVLSCLGWENIDISVNNAIRFKNNKVSIDLGGIAKGYAIDSVVDLLRSGGVKNAIVEIGGDIYCLGTGLDGDGWRIGVQDPKKPESVIARIDIKDFAVATSGNYERFLDYKGERFSHIIDPRSGFPVKGDVLSVTVVASRAIDADGWATALVVMGFDKGRKSVESQDNIEAIFISQGEEGYDIWISSGLIDKVEVL comes from the coding sequence TTGTTCATCAATATAGCTTTCTTGGCTGTCTCTTTAACGGCTAGGGCCGAACTCTTATTCCAGCGCGGTTCTGTTATGTCTACTTATTATATGATTAAGATCGAGGATAATAGATATAGCTATCTTTTTGATGATATTGCCCGGGAGCTCAAGAGGTTAGAAGGTAAGTTCAGCGACTATAGTGAAGATAGCGAGCTCTCTTATCTGAATAATTACGGGGGAGAGAGTTTTTTAAAAGTATCGGATGAGATGTTCTCTGTTGTCAGGGATGCTATTAATATAGCCCGTGAATCCGGGGGTTGTTTTGATCCTACGGTTGGACCCTTAATGGAGCTTTGGGGTTTTAAAGAGAGTAAGCTCTTTTTGCCTAAAGAGAGGGAGGTCCAGGAGGTTTTATCCTGTTTAGGCTGGGAGAATATTGATATCTCAGTCAATAATGCAATAAGGTTTAAGAATAATAAGGTAAGCATCGATCTTGGGGGGATAGCCAAGGGTTATGCGATAGACTCCGTTGTGGATCTGCTTAGATCCGGCGGGGTTAAAAATGCTATAGTTGAGATAGGGGGTGACATTTACTGCTTGGGTACTGGATTAGATGGAGACGGCTGGAGGATAGGCGTTCAGGACCCCAAAAAACCTGAGAGCGTGATTGCGAGAATAGATATTAAGGATTTTGCTGTTGCGACCTCCGGAAACTACGAAAGGTTTCTCGATTATAAAGGTGAACGGTTTTCTCACATAATAGACCCTAGAAGCGGGTTTCCCGTAAAAGGAGATGTTTTAAGCGTTACTGTTGTAGCCTCTAGAGCTATTGATGCAGATGGCTGGGCAACAGCTCTAGTTGTGATGGGTTTTGATAAAGGCAGGAAGTCTGTTGAGAGCCAGGATAATATTGAGGCTATATTCATATCGCAGGGAGAGGAGGGTTACGATATCTGGATATCTTCGGGGTTAATCGATAAGGTGGAGGTTCTATGA
- a CDS encoding lipoyl domain-containing protein → MENIEIKVPKTEDVDSFTVIFWHYQEGDMVARGEDILELATEKTTFNITAPSSGRLITLKYPEGSVVKPGDLIAVLEKSEVKDE, encoded by the coding sequence ATGGAAAATATTGAGATTAAGGTTCCTAAAACTGAAGATGTAGATAGTTTTACAGTTATATTCTGGCATTATCAGGAAGGAGATATGGTGGCTAGAGGAGAAGATATCCTTGAACTTGCGACAGAGAAGACCACTTTTAATATTACAGCACCTTCCTCAGGCAGGCTTATTACGTTAAAATATCCTGAAGGCAGCGTGGTTAAGCCGGGCGATCTGATAGCCGTTTTAGAAAAAAGTGAGGTGAAAGATGAATGA
- the queF gene encoding preQ(1) synthase, whose product MVYENRDSSSIEQRTLKAIGETFDISVVEPLILVTFPYEYPQNIIEMEHSTNEFSCLCPFSGLPDFAKISLKYIPDRLCIELKSFKYYLLSFRQVKIFHEHAVNKIMEDLVKILDPVELKIEAIFNLRGGIETKASAGYKKKDSKD is encoded by the coding sequence ATGGTTTATGAAAACAGAGACTCCTCCAGCATAGAGCAGAGAACGCTCAAAGCGATAGGTGAGACTTTCGATATCTCTGTAGTAGAGCCTTTGATTCTGGTGACTTTTCCTTATGAGTATCCTCAAAACATAATAGAGATGGAGCATTCAACGAATGAGTTTAGCTGCCTCTGTCCTTTTTCTGGCCTTCCGGACTTTGCAAAAATAAGCTTGAAATATATACCGGATAGACTATGCATAGAGCTCAAGTCTTTTAAGTACTATCTTTTGTCGTTCAGACAGGTCAAGATATTTCATGAGCATGCGGTTAACAAAATTATGGAGGATCTGGTTAAAATTTTGGATCCTGTTGAATTAAAAATAGAGGCTATCTTTAATCTTAGAGGCGGAATAGAGACAAAAGCATCGGCAGGCTATAAAAAGAAAGACTCAAAAGATTGA
- a CDS encoding NAD(P)H-hydrate epimerase, with amino-acid sequence MKAISLKEAQRIDSRAIYELGVPRIALMENAGRGVAEILLKKLKRPGSVVVVSGAGYNGGDGLVAARHLYINGVRVKLFLVDSISRIKDETLVQLRVLEGLGLKVRGIERVSDIKRLSSEITKSDILIDALIGIGVEGEIREPQKSVIELINRSKIEVLSVDIPSGLDADSGTAGTIAVKADWTVTFKEIKRGMVSLDGKHHCGKVYTRGIGI; translated from the coding sequence ATGAAGGCAATATCACTTAAAGAGGCGCAGCGGATTGACAGTCGCGCAATATATGAGCTGGGAGTGCCGAGAATCGCTCTTATGGAGAATGCCGGTAGGGGTGTTGCAGAGATTCTGTTGAAAAAATTAAAGAGGCCAGGTTCTGTTGTCGTGGTCTCCGGGGCAGGTTATAACGGTGGAGATGGTCTGGTTGCAGCCAGGCATTTGTATATTAACGGTGTAAGAGTGAAACTGTTTTTAGTAGATAGTATAAGCAGAATAAAAGATGAGACATTGGTGCAGTTAAGAGTTCTTGAGGGATTAGGGCTAAAAGTGAGAGGCATAGAGAGAGTCTCTGATATTAAACGCTTAAGTTCTGAGATTACAAAATCCGACATTTTAATAGATGCATTAATAGGAATAGGTGTTGAGGGAGAGATTAGGGAACCTCAGAAGAGTGTGATTGAATTAATCAATAGGTCTAAGATAGAGGTTCTCTCTGTAGATATTCCTTCAGGGCTGGATGCCGACTCTGGAACTGCAGGAACTATAGCAGTTAAAGCAGACTGGACGGTTACTTTTAAAGAGATTAAGAGAGGCATGGTCTCTTTAGATGGAAAACACCATTGCGGAAAAGTCTACACCAGAGGTATTGGTATTTAA
- a CDS encoding glycosyltransferase, protein MSPRRILILYTTNKSGHHHAALALQEAIAELDSNIEVNCVDAFSYTNPVLNKITHTTYMQIIRRRPEVWGYLYDNPDIVRRSQNLKKMIHKYSSRKLVNLFSELNPDIVVCTQAFPCGMVADLKKYKKIDIPIVGVTTDYVTHSFWYYESVDSYIVSDESTKVQMVKNGIKEERVRVYGIPISPQFIKPVDRDEVFKDLDLEPGLPVVVVMGGGRGLGRIKQVVYSLSKAPKRFQIVAICGVNKKLHFYLRVKSRWLNKIKPFKVFGYIENMHRIMSVADILISKPGGITTAEALAEGLPMIIFNPIPGQEISNTEFLLKSGAAIRCDRITDIGILVEELLQEGNKLSVMSDSARQAGSPDSSLKISREILNLIGYV, encoded by the coding sequence TTGAGCCCTCGTCGCATTCTTATTCTCTATACAACTAATAAATCAGGCCACCATCATGCTGCGTTGGCATTACAGGAAGCTATTGCTGAATTAGATAGTAATATAGAGGTCAACTGCGTGGATGCCTTTAGTTACACCAATCCCGTGCTCAATAAAATCACTCATACTACCTATATGCAGATCATAAGGAGGAGGCCTGAGGTCTGGGGATATCTCTATGATAATCCTGATATAGTTAGGCGTTCTCAGAATCTTAAAAAGATGATCCACAAGTATAGCTCCAGAAAACTGGTTAATCTTTTCTCGGAATTAAATCCGGACATTGTTGTCTGCACTCAGGCATTCCCTTGCGGTATGGTTGCAGATTTGAAAAAATATAAAAAGATAGATATACCCATCGTAGGTGTGACTACAGATTATGTAACCCACTCTTTCTGGTATTACGAGAGTGTTGATTCTTATATTGTCTCTGATGAATCCACGAAAGTTCAGATGGTTAAAAACGGCATAAAAGAAGAGCGTGTCAGGGTCTATGGGATACCGATTTCGCCTCAATTTATAAAACCAGTGGATAGAGATGAGGTTTTTAAAGATCTGGACTTAGAGCCAGGTTTGCCGGTTGTGGTTGTCATGGGCGGCGGCAGAGGTCTGGGAAGAATAAAACAGGTTGTTTACTCTCTCTCTAAAGCACCAAAGAGATTTCAGATAGTTGCTATCTGTGGTGTAAATAAGAAACTGCATTTTTATCTTAGGGTAAAATCAAGGTGGTTAAATAAAATTAAGCCGTTTAAGGTTTTTGGTTACATTGAGAATATGCATCGGATTATGTCTGTTGCCGATATATTGATATCGAAACCTGGCGGAATAACCACTGCCGAAGCTTTAGCCGAAGGATTACCTATGATCATATTCAACCCAATACCTGGTCAGGAGATAAGTAATACAGAGTTTTTGCTAAAAAGCGGCGCAGCGATAAGATGTGATCGGATAACAGATATAGGTATTCTTGTTGAAGAGCTGCTTCAGGAAGGCAATAAGCTCTCTGTTATGTCGGATTCAGCTCGACAGGCAGGATCTCCAGACTCTTCTTTGAAGATCTCAAGGGAGATACTCAATCTGATAGGATATGTATAG
- a CDS encoding Lrp/AsnC family transcriptional regulator, with protein sequence MNEILNLLKKNAKLSSEDIAKLLKRKPSSVKSDIKKLERDKVILGYKAIVNEDRVKGAKPVRAIVEVKVTPKRNLGFDYIAERVYRFPEVKTCYLVSGTYELLLILEGEDIHKVSQFIAEKLAPLEGVRGTVTHFFLKKYKEEGVIFESKSGNHRKNITL encoded by the coding sequence ATGAATGAAATTTTAAACTTACTTAAGAAGAATGCCAAGTTGTCCTCGGAGGATATTGCAAAGCTGCTTAAGCGTAAACCCTCTTCGGTTAAGAGTGATATTAAAAAACTGGAAAGAGATAAGGTGATACTTGGCTATAAGGCTATAGTAAATGAGGATAGAGTAAAGGGTGCTAAACCTGTAAGGGCTATTGTTGAGGTTAAAGTGACTCCCAAGAGAAATCTGGGTTTTGATTATATCGCAGAGAGGGTCTACAGGTTTCCTGAAGTCAAGACCTGTTATCTTGTCTCCGGCACTTATGAGCTTCTTTTGATACTTGAGGGTGAGGATATCCATAAGGTATCTCAGTTTATTGCCGAGAAACTTGCTCCACTGGAAGGGGTGAGGGGGACCGTTACCCATTTTTTCCTTAAGAAGTATAAAGAAGAAGGGGTAATATTTGAGTCTAAGAGCGGTAACCACAGAAAGAATATTACTTTATGA
- a CDS encoding homocysteine S-methyltransferase family protein — MKIENILKRRVLILDGACGTSLHEMGMPSGVLPELWCLENRDVLCKLHRSYIEAGSDVIYSATFGANRVKLGDKKINISELNKKLALIAKDAAGSGETLVAGDISSTGKFVKPFGELDFNQAVDIFKEQVRGLIEAGVDLFAIETMMDIQEARAALIAVREISDKFTIVTMSYEKSGRTLNGTDPLSALITLESLGASAVGANCSSGPEDMKSIILKMKDYARVPLIAKPNAGMPEVIAGKTLFNMPEDRFAEAGKNLILSGVSIIGGCCGTTPQHIAALKREMKGLKPASKKLRRYSALSSAASSLVFDKDSPLIAVGEKINPSGKKKLQKSILNRNHSLIRELAREQELKGAKLLDLNVSVLGVDEKEAMLSAVSVLAVSSKLPLVIDSSDPDVIEAALRFYPGRAMVNSISGESEKLKKLLPVVKKYGAMFILLPLTSAGIPRSFQKRREAIDRLVKKVKEFGIKKESVVVDGITLAVSAEPEAGVELLKTIGYLSKKLEMNTIIGLSNISFGLPRRDIINKTFLSLAEERGLNLAILDSHKIKSSRKSKYAEKLLLAEDRGGKDFIKRFFGSNTVKHPVKSMNVRVDSADLIKDKISRAIIEGDRDIILELIKSALAKDITAINIVNKIMIPSIGIVGERFNRKECFLPQLISSAEVVKKAFSILEPYLKKKNSERRALVMVATVEGDIHDIGKNIVALIMSNHGFGVIDLGKDISAESIAREIRRYKPDIVGLSALMTTTMVNMERVVTLVRKERLNVKFMLGGAVVTEGYARSLKAFYAKDAVEAVRVVKKILSK; from the coding sequence ATGAAAATAGAGAATATATTAAAAAGAAGAGTGCTTATCCTTGATGGTGCCTGCGGTACCTCTTTGCACGAGATGGGCATGCCATCAGGGGTCTTGCCTGAACTCTGGTGTCTGGAGAATAGAGATGTTCTGTGCAAGCTCCACAGGAGCTATATAGAGGCAGGATCTGATGTCATATATAGTGCCACTTTCGGAGCCAATCGAGTAAAGCTTGGAGATAAAAAGATTAATATTTCAGAGTTAAATAAGAAACTTGCTCTTATCGCAAAAGATGCTGCCGGTTCTGGTGAAACTCTTGTTGCGGGTGATATTAGTTCTACAGGTAAATTTGTTAAACCGTTTGGAGAACTTGATTTTAACCAAGCTGTCGATATCTTTAAAGAACAGGTCAGAGGGTTGATTGAAGCCGGGGTTGACCTCTTCGCAATAGAGACGATGATGGATATTCAGGAGGCACGGGCGGCATTGATAGCGGTACGTGAGATCAGTGATAAGTTTACCATTGTTACGATGAGTTATGAGAAGTCCGGCCGGACATTAAACGGGACCGACCCGCTAAGTGCTCTTATTACTTTAGAGAGTTTAGGAGCTTCTGCTGTAGGCGCCAACTGTTCCAGCGGTCCTGAGGATATGAAGAGTATTATCTTGAAGATGAAGGATTATGCCAGGGTTCCTCTTATTGCAAAGCCCAACGCCGGGATGCCTGAGGTTATAGCCGGAAAGACTCTCTTCAATATGCCGGAAGACCGGTTTGCAGAGGCTGGAAAGAATCTCATCTTATCCGGAGTCAGCATCATAGGAGGGTGTTGCGGGACGACACCTCAGCATATAGCGGCTTTAAAGAGAGAGATGAAGGGCTTAAAGCCGGCTTCTAAGAAGTTGCGGCGATATAGCGCTTTAAGTTCTGCAGCTTCCAGTTTGGTCTTTGATAAAGATTCCCCCTTGATAGCCGTTGGAGAGAAGATAAATCCCAGCGGTAAGAAGAAGTTACAGAAATCAATCTTAAATAGAAACCATTCTCTCATAAGAGAGCTTGCCAGAGAACAGGAACTTAAAGGGGCAAAGCTCTTGGATTTAAATGTCTCTGTTTTAGGTGTTGATGAAAAAGAGGCTATGCTTAGTGCGGTATCAGTTTTGGCGGTTAGCTCAAAGCTTCCTCTTGTAATCGACTCTTCAGATCCGGATGTAATTGAGGCAGCTTTGCGGTTCTATCCGGGGCGTGCTATGGTTAACTCTATATCCGGAGAGAGTGAGAAGCTGAAGAAGCTCTTGCCCGTTGTTAAAAAGTATGGAGCCATGTTTATACTCTTGCCTTTAACCTCAGCCGGTATCCCCAGGTCTTTTCAGAAAAGAAGAGAGGCGATAGACAGATTAGTCAAAAAAGTAAAAGAGTTTGGAATTAAAAAAGAGAGTGTTGTGGTCGATGGCATTACTTTAGCGGTCTCAGCTGAACCTGAGGCAGGGGTTGAACTGCTTAAGACTATTGGATATCTAAGTAAAAAGTTAGAGATGAATACTATCATAGGGCTATCCAATATATCGTTTGGGCTTCCCAGGCGGGATATCATAAACAAAACCTTTCTCTCTTTAGCAGAAGAGAGAGGTTTAAACCTTGCTATTTTAGATTCTCATAAGATTAAGAGTAGTCGTAAGAGTAAATATGCCGAAAAGCTTCTCTTGGCTGAAGATAGAGGCGGTAAAGATTTCATAAAGCGTTTCTTCGGTTCTAATACCGTAAAGCATCCTGTTAAATCGATGAATGTCAGAGTAGATTCTGCCGACCTTATCAAAGATAAAATATCCAGAGCTATTATTGAAGGAGATAGAGATATAATTCTCGAGTTGATAAAATCTGCTTTGGCCAAAGATATAACGGCTATAAATATTGTGAATAAGATTATGATTCCTTCAATCGGTATTGTAGGTGAAAGATTCAACAGGAAAGAATGTTTCCTGCCTCAGTTGATATCCAGCGCTGAGGTTGTTAAAAAAGCTTTCTCTATCTTAGAGCCTTATCTTAAGAAGAAGAATAGTGAGAGAAGAGCTTTGGTTATGGTTGCAACCGTTGAAGGGGATATTCACGATATCGGTAAGAACATAGTAGCGCTCATAATGAGTAATCACGGTTTCGGTGTGATTGATCTGGGTAAGGATATTTCTGCCGAAAGCATAGCGAGAGAGATAAGAAGATATAAACCCGATATTGTAGGTCTATCTGCTTTGATGACAACCACCATGGTCAATATGGAGAGGGTTGTAACATTGGTTCGCAAAGAGAGGCTTAATGTTAAGTTTATGCTTGGAGGTGCTGTTGTAACAGAAGGTTATGCAAGGAGCCTCAAAGCTTTCTATGCGAAAGATGCGGTTGAAGCAGTAAGAGTTGTGAAGAAGATTTTATCAAAATAA
- a CDS encoding aminotransferase class I/II-fold pyridoxal phosphate-dependent enzyme yields the protein MNIDISKKAKSIPPSGIREFFDLVLGMEDIISLGIGEPDFVTPWNISEAGIYALEKGYTSYTSNQGIESLRFDISNHLKKRYKLIYNHKDEILITVGTSEGYDLALRALINPGDEVLIPEPCYVSYLQVAKLVGAKPKYINTTDNGFKITPQLLEDSITKKTKLLVLNYPSNPTGVSYRRSELKELALIVKKHDLVVLSDEIYGDLTYDFKHTPFSTLPGMKGRTVYINGFSKAYAMTGWRIGYACGPPEVIAAMAKIHQYTMLCAPIISQMAASEALLKGDNALRDMKREYLRRRNYVMERLIELGFSFPHPDGAFYIFASLGNEKFDGKKLSYRLLKEKNVAVVPGVAFGRPENNGHYIRICYTAEFDKLKEALDRIEQFLEE from the coding sequence ATGAATATAGATATATCTAAAAAGGCAAAGTCTATTCCACCTTCGGGGATAAGGGAGTTTTTTGACCTTGTTCTTGGAATGGAGGATATAATATCTTTAGGAATAGGCGAGCCTGATTTCGTAACGCCGTGGAACATATCGGAGGCAGGTATCTACGCTCTTGAGAAAGGATATACCTCCTATACTTCAAATCAGGGAATAGAATCTTTAAGGTTTGATATCTCAAATCATCTTAAAAAGAGATATAAGCTTATCTATAACCATAAAGATGAGATTTTGATAACTGTGGGAACATCCGAAGGGTATGATCTGGCCTTAAGAGCTCTGATCAATCCGGGGGATGAGGTTCTTATTCCTGAGCCCTGCTATGTCTCTTATTTGCAGGTTGCAAAACTTGTCGGAGCAAAACCTAAGTATATAAATACAACCGATAATGGTTTTAAGATAACACCTCAGCTATTAGAGGACTCTATTACCAAAAAGACAAAATTGTTGGTCTTAAATTATCCTTCTAATCCTACTGGGGTGAGCTACAGGAGGTCAGAACTAAAAGAGCTTGCCCTGATAGTTAAAAAGCATGATTTGGTAGTCTTATCTGATGAGATCTACGGAGATCTAACATATGATTTTAAGCATACCCCTTTCTCTACTCTTCCTGGAATGAAAGGTAGAACCGTATATATAAACGGTTTCTCCAAAGCCTATGCTATGACAGGTTGGCGTATAGGTTATGCTTGCGGCCCTCCTGAGGTAATCGCAGCCATGGCCAAAATACATCAATATACCATGCTCTGTGCTCCTATAATCTCTCAGATGGCGGCTTCTGAGGCTCTCTTAAAAGGAGATAATGCCTTAAGAGATATGAAGAGAGAGTACTTAAGAAGAAGAAATTATGTCATGGAGAGGTTGATTGAGCTTGGATTCAGCTTTCCTCATCCGGATGGCGCTTTCTATATATTCGCTTCTCTTGGAAACGAAAAGTTTGACGGCAAAAAGCTTTCTTACAGACTTCTTAAAGAGAAGAATGTTGCGGTTGTTCCCGGGGTTGCTTTTGGAAGACCGGAGAATAACGGGCATTACATAAGAATATGCTATACCGCTGAATTCGATAAACTTAAAGAGGCTTTAGACAGGATTGAACAGTTTCTTGAGGAGTAG
- a CDS encoding AAA family ATPase codes for MKKIFIAATNQNGGKTTIALGLLLNLRNHFKRIGFIKPIGQRYLFEEGYQVDEDSVLIEKVFKFTFPLKLLNPIAVERGFTERYIENPYPAEITSKIVESYERIADSSDLVIIEGTGHAGVGSVFDHSNARVAKILDAKVLIVSSGGVGRPIDEIVLNKALFDKEGADVIGAVVNKVLKKKYEKISSLVSKGLNRLGVDELGTIPYNPILSAPTIEQISDEMELNFISSIERKGNTVEKVIIAAMESQDAFRYVERNTLIITPGDREDIIIAAIRYCSIPDTNNYSIAGILLTGGILPSKKILNKIEKVGIPLLTSEDDTYTVASAIYDLNVKLRPTDYDKIKLVKEIIGRYVNLEKILNSI; via the coding sequence ATGAAGAAGATATTTATTGCTGCTACAAATCAAAATGGGGGTAAGACTACAATTGCCTTAGGGCTGCTTCTTAACCTCAGGAACCACTTTAAAAGAATAGGATTTATAAAGCCGATAGGGCAGAGATACCTTTTTGAAGAAGGTTATCAGGTGGATGAAGACTCTGTTTTGATAGAGAAGGTATTTAAGTTTACGTTTCCTTTAAAGCTGCTTAATCCAATTGCGGTTGAGAGAGGATTTACCGAAAGATATATCGAAAATCCTTACCCTGCTGAGATTACATCTAAGATAGTTGAGTCTTACGAAAGGATTGCAGATTCTTCTGATCTTGTAATTATTGAGGGTACCGGCCATGCAGGGGTGGGTTCTGTCTTTGACCATTCCAATGCCCGGGTTGCCAAAATCTTAGATGCAAAGGTTTTGATAGTATCGTCTGGGGGAGTAGGCAGGCCTATAGATGAGATCGTCCTCAATAAAGCTCTCTTTGACAAAGAGGGAGCAGATGTTATCGGTGCTGTTGTGAATAAAGTTTTAAAGAAGAAGTATGAGAAGATCTCCTCTCTGGTAAGTAAGGGTTTGAACAGATTGGGGGTTGATGAGTTAGGTACCATCCCTTATAACCCAATACTCTCTGCGCCTACGATTGAACAGATATCCGATGAGATGGAGCTCAACTTTATCTCCTCTATAGAGAGAAAAGGAAATACCGTAGAGAAGGTCATAATAGCAGCTATGGAGTCTCAGGATGCATTTAGGTATGTAGAGAGAAATACTCTGATAATAACGCCGGGGGACAGGGAGGATATAATTATCGCTGCGATTAGGTATTGTTCTATTCCAGATACAAATAACTACAGCATCGCAGGAATCTTATTGACCGGAGGCATTCTGCCGAGCAAGAAGATCTTGAACAAGATAGAGAAGGTGGGAATACCGCTTCTTACCTCAGAAGACGATACCTATACTGTTGCATCTGCTATATACGATTTAAATGTGAAGTTGAGGCCAACCGACTATGATAAAATTAAGTTGGTTAAAGAGATTATCGGCCGGTATGTAAATCTAGAGAAGATCCTTAATTCCATATAA
- a CDS encoding radical SAM protein: MQALLISLQKDLDTIGLKYLHYHLLNNGYDSTLLYLSSFYIKNDGGLKEIKRFVLQTNPDFIAISLMSLEYFKACNLTEFLKGFISSTPIIWGGIHPTISPEDCLNYADFVCIGEGERTILNVAESIIENRNIKEINNLCYRNAGIIRRNPLYPPIADLDSLPFYQHLPKNAFILSAKNIIPLDKKSFKKRSRYTGRTYSIISSRGCPLCCTYCCNSFISKLYESNAIRRRGVDNIVKDICQTVNENPEIEYINFQDDCFLAAPEDYFREFCILYKRRVDKPFIIRSIPIYVNREKIRLLKEAGLSWVSLGLQSGSDHTCKEIYGRKSLKSDFLKAAKIIKDFNIAAFYDVITDNPFENITDKLKTIEVLSETPKPFYLQLFSLVLYPGTELYLKAKSEHSDLTEDYLRKDFLIPDKNIINNFIKLTPCIKGSCIIRLISIYKLKPGSIRFKILFYLIYIFTALILEPISYFKVIKLSQRGSYFKTIKLFPIYSKEGFMRYLNRFKTNEN, from the coding sequence ATGCAAGCTTTATTAATCTCGCTACAAAAAGACCTTGATACAATCGGACTAAAATATCTCCACTACCATCTTCTGAATAATGGCTACGATTCCACTCTCCTCTATCTATCCTCATTTTACATTAAAAACGATGGGGGATTAAAAGAGATTAAAAGATTCGTCTTACAAACTAACCCGGATTTTATTGCTATTAGCTTGATGAGTCTCGAATATTTCAAGGCTTGCAATCTGACAGAATTTTTAAAAGGTTTTATTAGCTCGACACCGATTATATGGGGAGGAATACACCCTACTATATCTCCGGAAGATTGTTTAAATTACGCTGATTTTGTCTGTATAGGTGAAGGAGAGAGAACTATTCTCAATGTAGCAGAGAGTATAATTGAAAATAGAAATATAAAAGAGATTAATAATCTATGTTATAGGAATGCCGGCATCATAAGGAGAAATCCTCTCTACCCGCCAATCGCCGATTTAGATTCACTGCCCTTTTATCAACACCTACCCAAGAATGCTTTCATCTTAAGCGCTAAGAACATTATCCCGCTTGATAAAAAGTCATTTAAAAAACGTTCCAGGTATACAGGGAGAACTTACAGTATAATATCCAGCCGAGGATGTCCGCTCTGCTGCACCTACTGCTGTAATAGCTTCATCTCCAAGCTCTATGAAAGCAATGCTATAAGAAGGCGCGGTGTTGATAATATTGTCAAAGATATCTGCCAAACTGTGAATGAGAATCCGGAAATTGAGTATATAAATTTTCAGGACGATTGTTTTTTAGCGGCCCCAGAAGATTATTTCAGAGAATTCTGCATCCTTTATAAAAGAAGGGTAGATAAACCGTTTATTATCAGGTCTATTCCAATATATGTTAATAGAGAAAAAATCAGACTATTGAAAGAGGCTGGATTGAGCTGGGTAAGCCTGGGACTGCAAAGCGGCAGTGATCATACATGCAAAGAGATATACGGGCGAAAGTCTTTAAAGTCCGATTTTCTTAAAGCGGCTAAAATTATAAAAGATTTTAATATTGCTGCATTCTATGATGTTATAACAGATAATCCTTTCGAGAACATAACCGACAAACTAAAAACTATCGAGGTTTTAAGTGAAACCCCAAAACCTTTCTACCTCCAGCTCTTCTCTCTGGTTCTCTATCCTGGAACTGAATTATATTTAAAAGCAAAATCAGAACACTCTGATCTTACTGAAGATTATCTCAGAAAAGACTTTCTTATTCCTGATAAAAACATAATAAACAATTTTATCAAACTCACTCCTTGCATTAAAGGTAGCTGCATAATAAGACTTATCAGTATTTACAAATTAAAACCCGGCAGCATAAGATTTAAGATTCTTTTTTACCTAATATATATCTTCACCGCTCTTATATTAGAACCTATAAGTTATTTTAAGGTTATTAAGCTTTCCCAGAGGGGTTCTTATTTTAAGACAATCAAACTATTCCCGATATACTCTAAAGAAGGATTTATGAGATATTTAAATCGTTTTAAGACTAATGAAAATTAA